Proteins from one Ornithobacterium rhinotracheale genomic window:
- a CDS encoding phage virion morphogenesis protein: MSRNLEQVMRAIEQRTHQFLDDLPIIIANEALLFAKENFDQQSWQGSSVEPWAPKKDKENERSLLVNTGNLRRSIDKENAKIEPKSNGVTITIGSDVPYARAHNFGFSGVVEQNVGEHRRKSKKGKEYFVKAHRRNMKMNIPKRQFIGDFNDSPIFADKIKEIIKLEAKKITNI, encoded by the coding sequence ATGAGTAGAAATTTAGAGCAGGTGATGCGTGCCATAGAACAAAGAACGCATCAATTTTTAGATGATTTGCCAATTATAATAGCAAACGAGGCTTTGCTTTTCGCCAAAGAAAATTTTGACCAGCAAAGTTGGCAAGGAAGCAGCGTAGAGCCTTGGGCTCCGAAAAAAGACAAAGAAAATGAAAGGAGTTTGCTTGTCAATACCGGTAATTTACGACGAAGTATTGATAAGGAAAACGCCAAAATAGAGCCCAAATCCAATGGGGTAACGATAACTATCGGTAGCGATGTCCCCTATGCCCGCGCGCATAATTTTGGGTTTTCTGGCGTTGTAGAACAAAATGTGGGAGAGCATCGCCGAAAGTCTAAAAAAGGAAAAGAATACTTTGTAAAAGCCCATAGAAGAAATATGAAAATGAATATCCCTAAGCGACAATTTATCGGAGACTTTAACGATAGCCCTATTTTTGCCGATAAAATTAAGGAAATCATAAAATTAGAAGCTAAGAAAATAACGAATATTTAA
- a CDS encoding phage minor head protein, which translates to MKEMYLQKNKHSLQHKGVVRATFNKLWQGVEAEIKPIINEDLKIENAPFIQKMKDNVWEFSMAKNTADNIALNNALISPNGKVRSWNEFRKEALKIIDRSARYLKTEYNTAVASARMAAKWERFQREKHIYPYAKFFVVQDNHTSDICAPLHGVVVPWDHPLLKTHFPPNHFNCRTDVEAVRYEEPTPNEQIKAPDIPQNFRNNIGITGKIFAENSLYFEKLNEYFTEDEQKVILGELMSEEQAYVEIYRNKQNRSVLKNNINSDISDYPINQYLGRLIVNNDTDLELRIRYHSKIAGERNPEFEAKQLGLTYIGDATNRTNGTKPQNFILNSVQKLHKGEQLGNFDDVFLILNFGGNEKFSARNINRAGARLHESFKKNPKLKFVYLIANKKVEKIDRRDAIASEVDKFRTLLHSLLRD; encoded by the coding sequence ATGAAAGAAATGTATTTGCAAAAAAACAAGCATTCTTTGCAGCATAAAGGTGTCGTTCGAGCCACTTTCAACAAATTATGGCAAGGGGTAGAGGCGGAAATAAAACCTATCATAAATGAGGATTTGAAAATTGAAAATGCTCCATTTATCCAAAAAATGAAAGACAATGTTTGGGAGTTTTCTATGGCTAAAAATACCGCTGACAATATTGCACTAAATAACGCACTTATTTCTCCAAATGGAAAAGTGAGAAGCTGGAATGAGTTTAGAAAGGAAGCTCTAAAAATCATTGACCGCTCCGCTCGTTATTTAAAAACAGAGTATAACACAGCCGTAGCTAGTGCGCGAATGGCGGCAAAATGGGAAAGATTTCAAAGAGAAAAACACATATACCCTTATGCTAAATTCTTTGTCGTTCAAGATAACCATACCTCCGATATTTGCGCGCCTCTGCATGGTGTAGTAGTGCCGTGGGATCATCCATTGCTTAAAACGCATTTTCCTCCCAATCACTTCAATTGCCGTACAGATGTGGAAGCCGTAAGGTATGAGGAACCTACGCCGAACGAACAAATAAAAGCACCCGATATTCCTCAAAATTTCAGAAATAACATAGGGATTACCGGAAAGATATTTGCGGAAAATAGCCTGTATTTTGAAAAGCTAAATGAATACTTTACAGAAGACGAACAAAAGGTTATTCTAGGAGAATTAATGTCGGAAGAACAAGCCTATGTGGAAATATACCGAAACAAACAAAACAGAAGTGTATTAAAAAACAATATAAATTCTGATATAAGTGATTATCCTATTAACCAGTATTTAGGTAGGCTTATTGTGAATAATGATACCGATCTTGAACTAAGAATTAGGTACCACTCTAAAATAGCTGGAGAAAGAAACCCAGAGTTTGAAGCTAAGCAATTAGGCTTAACTTATATTGGAGACGCAACCAATAGAACCAACGGAACCAAACCGCAAAACTTTATATTAAATTCAGTACAGAAATTGCACAAAGGAGAACAATTAGGAAACTTTGACGATGTGTTTTTAATATTAAATTTTGGTGGAAATGAAAAATTTTCAGCAAGGAACATTAATCGTGCGGGAGCAAGATTACATGAGAGTTTTAAGAAAAACCCAAAATTAAAATTCGTTTATTTAATAGCAAATAAAAAAGTGGAAAAAATAGATAGACGAGATGCTATTGCCAGTGAAGTAGATAAGTTTAGAACTCTTTTGCATTCACTTTTAAGAGACTAG